The genomic interval AGGCTGATAACTCTGCACAAAACCCGGAGCCCGAACCCTATATCTTAGCTCTTTTGCAGGAACGACCACAGAACAaaacgaagaaatagagagatcgAAGGAAGGCGGTGTGGAATTTGTTGCATCATCCTCAATCAGGTCGTCTGGAAGGCGGAAGCTGAGTCtcttttaagtttttgaaatccgACCAGGGCAGGGCAGGGCAGGGCAGGGCGGCAGACCCACTGGTGAGCCCAATGCTTTCACTTTATTCATCATTTTCCAGTCATTATGCAGCTTTATTCATCAAGATTTTATCCGTGGTTGTTCATTTTCGTATTTGATCCCTTTCTTTCACTCGAAGGATGAATGCTTTTCAGAATAGGAAAGGTGGTTGTTTCTCCATCTTTTATGAATCAGAAGCTCCTCGAGTTGGCTTTCCAACATTTTTCCCTTTTCGTGGTTTAGCGGTAATCTTGACTTGATTAGGATGCATTTATGAGATCTTCCGTTGCTCAAtctttttcaaagaaaaaaaagtcGGAAATTTGGGCTCTCCTACTATTTGATCCATGCCCTTATTTAACTAAGATTATTTCTTTCCTCCATATTGCATATCTCTCAGTGGTTGTATTCTCTTTTTGGGGTTCTTTGGAAATTTATGTGGCCAGTTAATCTGGATCTTGTTTAGAAGTATTTTTCTAGTCGAACTCATGGTAATTTGTTCAACTTTTTTGTTCTGTCCCTTCTCACATCTACATTGCAGCTAATTTACAACGATAAAACCTTATTCTGCTCCAGTCTCAGTATCTGCATTTCCTTGAGAAATCTACCAATGTAAGGTTCCTATTGTGATCCGACACAAGCATTTCCACTTAGGCTGTTAAATTTTTATCTCTCTTCTGGATGTTGAAATGTAATGCAAATATTTCCATTTGACCTCCGCAATGCTGTTAGTAATACTGGACCgttgaaaacaaaattaaaaacaagtgTAAAATAGAGttgaaaatagtaagatatatctgCTGGATTATTGGTATTAATATGTTCAAGaggataaaaaaaatctataaggaGAAAATTTGAAACAATTATGATCAAAATTGTGAAGGTAGAGAGCGACAACTCTAGTTAACACATCTAAAGTAACAtaaaaatattgatattaataaaaaaatgcatTCTCACAAGAAGTTGAGATTTGATTTTTATTGGTTTatatgaaaagattttttttttttttttgtattatctTAGTACACTCTGAAATGAATTTTTACAGGTCTAATGGGAAAAGAATACCCGGACTCTCCTAAGATCCACCAGATGGAACTGAAGAAAAGACGTGTAACACATATAGTATTTGTCACCGGCCTATGCGTTTTATTTTACATTCTTGGTTCTTGGCAAAACAACACCACTCTCACTTTGAATTCCAACTCCAATTTGAAGAAAGTTGAATGCGAAAATGACTTTCCTCTTTCTGCAATAGCAAAAGAAGAAACTCTTGATTTTGAAGCTCATCATCAGATAACCCTTGAAGAAACAACATCAGCAATTGAGAAATTCCCACCTTGTGCCCCCAATTTGACTGAATACACACCTTGTGAAGATTTCAGCAGGGGAAGGAAGTTCCCAAGGGAGAAGTTGGCATACAGAGAGAGGCACTGTCCTGCAAAACATGAGCTCTTGCTGTGCCTAATTCCTGCTCCACCAAAGTATAAAACTCCTCTTAGCTGGCCACAGAGCAGGGACTTTGCTTGGTATGCCAATATTCCTCACAAAGAACTCAGCATTGAAAAGGCAGTTCAGAACTGGATCCAAGTGGAAGGTGAGAGGTTCAGGTTCCCTGGCGGTGGGACGATGTTCCCTCTTGGTGCTGATGCTTATATTGATGATATTAATGCTCTCATTTCATTGGCTGATGGAAAAATCAGGACTGCGATTGACACAGGCTGTGGAGTAAATGTTTCTTCATATTCTCAAATGAACTTTATTCAGATTAATATAATGTTTTCATTGGATGGGCAAAGAGTAATTATTTTTTCACTTGTAGGTAGCAAGTTTTGGTGCTTACCTTCTGAAGAGAGATATCATAACTATGTCATTTGCTCCAAGAGATACACATGAGGCCCAGGTGCAGTTTGCATTAGAGCGTGGAGTGCCAGCTATGATTGGGGTGATGGCCACTCGACGATTGCCTTATCCTGCTAGATCATTTGATATGGCTCATTGTTCTCGGTGCCTAATTCCTTGGCATGATTATGGTAAGTTAGATTGGCTCTTTCATACATATGAAGATCCAGTTCTTATCTACTGAACTGAAAGTAATTCAAGTGTAACCTATAGTTCCTACCTTACCCTGTTGCTAAAAAACTTATTGGAAGGTAACCAGATTGAGCATATAGCTCTCATTCTTAAGGTCCAGTTAACATGAGCTGACACAAATTTTGTTGGTTTTTTTTTCTATGATAGATGGTTTGTATCTAATTGAAGTTGATCGAGTTCTAAGACCTGGTGGCTACTGGATTCTGTCTGGGCCTCCAATTCGCTGGAAGAAGTACCATCGGGGTTGGGAAAGGACTCAAGAGGATCTCAAGAAAGAACAAGATTCAATAGAAGAACTTGCTAAACGACTTTGCTGGAAGAAAGTGATCGAAAAGGATGATCTTGCAATCTGGCAGAAGCCCATAAACCATGTTGAATGTGTAGAAAGCCGGAGAATCTTCAAAACACCACACATTTGCAAGGATCACAATGCTGATGCTGCATGGTAGGAATTTGAAGTCTTTATCTTAATCCCAAGATGATTTTGGTTTCCTTGCTAGACCAAAAAGACTATATATATCATATATTGTTTTTCCCTAAATAGCTTCTAAATAACCTGAATAATTATATTTCTAGGTACAAAGAAATGGAGGCTTGCATCACCCCATTACCTGAAGTGAGTAAACTGGATGAGGTAGCAGGCGGTAAAGTTGAGAGATGGCCTGAGAGAGCATTTGCTATCCCACCTAGAATAGCAGTGGGTTCAATTCCGTCATTGACTCCTAAGAAATTTGAAGATGACAAGAAGTTGTGGAGAGATCGGGTGGAATATTACAATAAAATCATCCCTGCTTTGTCTCATGGGCGATATCGAAACATTATGGACATGAATGCCTATTTGGGAGGATTTGCAGCAGCTTTGATGAAGTACCCTGCATGGGTGATGAATACAGTCCCTCCAAACTCAGATCATGACACCCTTGGGGTAATCTATGAGAGAGGATTTATTGGAACATATCATGATTGGTGTGAAGCCTTCTCAACTTATCCAAGAACTTACGATCTCATTCATGCCAATGCCATTTTCAGTATTTGTCAGGATAGGTAATAAGCTTTTATAGAAATCTTCCTCTTTTTTcttgaattaaaattttttgtAAACTTGTTCAACAGGTGTGACATAACCTACATTCTCTTAGAGATGGATAGAATATTGAGGCCAGAGGGTGCAGTGATAATCCGTGACACTGTGGATGTCCTCACAAAAGTTCAGACTATAACAGACAGGATGAGATGGAAGAGCAAGATTATGGACCA from Zingiber officinale cultivar Zhangliang chromosome 6B, Zo_v1.1, whole genome shotgun sequence carries:
- the LOC121989296 gene encoding probable methyltransferase PMT17; its protein translation is MGKEYPDSPKIHQMELKKRRVTHIVFVTGLCVLFYILGSWQNNTTLTLNSNSNLKKVECENDFPLSAIAKEETLDFEAHHQITLEETTSAIEKFPPCAPNLTEYTPCEDFSRGRKFPREKLAYRERHCPAKHELLLCLIPAPPKYKTPLSWPQSRDFAWYANIPHKELSIEKAVQNWIQVEGERFRFPGGGTMFPLGADAYIDDINALISLADGKIRTAIDTGCGVASFGAYLLKRDIITMSFAPRDTHEAQVQFALERGVPAMIGVMATRRLPYPARSFDMAHCSRCLIPWHDYDGLYLIEVDRVLRPGGYWILSGPPIRWKKYHRGWERTQEDLKKEQDSIEELAKRLCWKKVIEKDDLAIWQKPINHVECVESRRIFKTPHICKDHNADAAWYKEMEACITPLPEVSKLDEVAGGKVERWPERAFAIPPRIAVGSIPSLTPKKFEDDKKLWRDRVEYYNKIIPALSHGRYRNIMDMNAYLGGFAAALMKYPAWVMNTVPPNSDHDTLGVIYERGFIGTYHDWCEAFSTYPRTYDLIHANAIFSICQDRCDITYILLEMDRILRPEGAVIIRDTVDVLTKVQTITDRMRWKSKIMDHESGPFNPEKILVAIKTYWTFDASTQ